From one Carboxydocella sporoproducens DSM 16521 genomic stretch:
- a CDS encoding acetyl-CoA decarbonylase/synthase complex subunit delta codes for MAVTILKERWTSKVAEVTIGEGPKAVKVGGDSTLPYLTFEGQVPNAPVVALEVSDVYPEDWPEILKNAWGDVLSDPVAWAKKAVEFGADAVALRLDSAHPDKGNASAEDVARTAKAVADAIDVPLIVLGCGVEEKDAEIFPTVGEVLQGKNCLIGCATQENYNSIVATALVNGHSVIASSPLDINLAKQLNILITEMNLPSDRIVIDPLIGALGYGIEYAYSIMERARLGALTGDKMLAMPIICFVGQESWKAKEAKDEGSPEGYDWGGQYTRAILWEVMTATTLLQAGGHLFLMRHPDSLKQFKDHVAAISKGAQY; via the coding sequence ATGGCTGTTACCATCCTGAAAGAACGCTGGACTTCCAAAGTCGCGGAAGTCACTATCGGCGAAGGGCCTAAAGCAGTTAAAGTTGGTGGAGACTCCACCTTACCCTATCTGACTTTTGAAGGGCAAGTTCCTAATGCTCCGGTAGTTGCACTGGAAGTATCTGATGTCTATCCGGAAGATTGGCCGGAAATCCTGAAGAACGCCTGGGGAGATGTACTGTCTGATCCCGTGGCCTGGGCGAAAAAGGCCGTTGAATTTGGTGCTGATGCGGTGGCATTGCGCCTGGATAGCGCGCATCCTGACAAAGGCAATGCCAGCGCTGAAGATGTAGCCAGAACTGCCAAGGCGGTTGCAGATGCTATCGATGTACCCCTGATTGTCCTGGGCTGTGGGGTTGAAGAAAAGGACGCAGAAATTTTCCCCACTGTGGGGGAAGTGCTGCAAGGCAAAAACTGCCTGATTGGCTGCGCCACTCAGGAAAACTACAATTCCATCGTAGCTACTGCCCTGGTTAATGGTCATTCTGTAATTGCTTCATCTCCGCTGGACATTAACCTGGCCAAGCAGCTGAACATTCTGATTACAGAAATGAATCTGCCTTCTGACCGGATTGTTATAGACCCATTGATCGGTGCTCTGGGCTATGGTATTGAATATGCTTACTCCATTATGGAACGGGCCCGTTTGGGTGCTCTGACCGGTGACAAGATGCTGGCCATGCCCATCATCTGCTTTGTTGGTCAGGAATCCTGGAAGGCCAAGGAAGCCAAGGATGAAGGTTCTCCTGAAGGTTATGATTGGGGCGGACAATATACCCGGGCTATCCTGTGGGAAGTTATGACCGCTACCACACTGCTTCAGGCAGGGGGGCATCTCTTCCTCATGCGGCATCCTGATTCCCTGAAACAGTTTAAGGACCATGTTGCTGCTATCAGCAAGGGTGCACAATACTAA
- a CDS encoding HD-GYP domain-containing protein codes for MEKIAVRDLQPGMIMAESILGDNGMILVAEGTVLTESLINRLQNMALSQVAICSPGTLITEAGEVLVDKVLQMAQGVLDKYIPVRLYQERENIEGIYQNARYYLEKVIKNEKVSKFYLDLRAIDDFTLQHSINVAVFSALVGVGMHLTPEMMEEMVTAALLHDIGRTRMEPELLQQDLENPLHAHPVCAEHTNIGYKILREEGFSPAIARVALYHHERWDGSGYPQHLKGEKIDLFSRIIMVADVFDTYTGPLGGKMRCLPHEAIEFLYGGGNLYFDARAVKAFIQFIPVYPLGTVVQLSSGEIGIVVNVEKNVATRPIIKVCYDKNKQKLAASYQLDLGLQKTTFITKVLW; via the coding sequence ATGGAAAAAATTGCAGTCAGAGACTTGCAGCCTGGAATGATCATGGCTGAAAGCATACTAGGAGACAATGGTATGATTCTGGTAGCTGAAGGTACGGTATTAACTGAAAGTTTGATTAATCGGCTTCAGAATATGGCGCTCTCCCAGGTGGCTATTTGCTCCCCGGGCACATTGATCACAGAAGCAGGAGAAGTCCTGGTTGATAAAGTTTTACAGATGGCACAAGGGGTGCTGGATAAATATATACCGGTACGACTTTATCAAGAGCGGGAAAATATAGAAGGGATCTATCAAAATGCGCGCTATTACCTGGAAAAAGTCATCAAGAATGAAAAAGTCAGTAAGTTTTATCTTGATTTAAGAGCCATCGATGATTTTACTTTACAGCATTCCATCAATGTGGCGGTTTTTTCCGCCCTGGTAGGGGTAGGGATGCATCTGACCCCTGAAATGATGGAAGAAATGGTTACAGCGGCCTTGCTTCATGATATTGGGCGCACCAGGATGGAGCCGGAACTGTTACAACAAGATCTGGAAAATCCCTTACATGCACATCCAGTCTGTGCAGAGCATACCAATATTGGCTATAAAATTCTTAGAGAAGAAGGGTTTTCGCCAGCGATTGCCAGGGTGGCTTTGTACCATCATGAACGCTGGGATGGCAGCGGTTATCCTCAGCATCTAAAAGGAGAAAAAATTGACTTATTTTCTCGAATTATAATGGTTGCCGATGTTTTTGATACCTATACCGGTCCTTTAGGGGGTAAGATGCGTTGTTTACCCCATGAAGCTATTGAATTTTTGTACGGTGGCGGAAATCTTTATTTTGATGCCCGGGCAGTAAAGGCTTTTATCCAGTTTATTCCGGTATATCCTCTGGGGACGGTAGTGCAGTTGAGCAGTGGGGAAATTGGAATTGTGGTTAATGTAGAGAAGAATGTGGCCACTCGCCCCATTATTAAGGTTTGTTATGACAAAAACAAACAAAAGCTGGCGGCCAGCTATCAACTTGATTTAGGTCTGCAAAAAACCACATTTATAACGAAAGTTTTATGGTAG
- a CDS encoding methylenetetrahydrofolate reductase C-terminal domain-containing protein, with protein sequence MIVADRKPLEEILQSVSNYKKILLLGCRGCVTVCLAGGEKEVGILAEQLRLARQENGQPLEVLEATVERQCDYEFIDQVREMVPEVEAILSTACGVGVQGVAERFPAVRVHPALNTKFMGINLKVGEWAERCLGCGNCVLSITGGVCPIARCSKNLLNGPCGGSQNGKCEISKDIDCGWQLIHDRLQRLGLVERLLEIQPPKDWTTARDGGPRKLVREELYLESGE encoded by the coding sequence ATGATAGTAGCTGATCGTAAACCATTGGAAGAGATCTTACAGTCTGTCTCCAATTATAAAAAGATTTTATTACTGGGTTGCCGGGGCTGTGTGACTGTCTGCCTGGCCGGTGGTGAAAAGGAAGTAGGTATACTGGCAGAACAGCTACGCCTGGCCCGGCAGGAAAACGGGCAACCTTTAGAAGTTTTAGAGGCTACGGTAGAAAGACAATGCGATTATGAATTTATAGACCAGGTCAGGGAAATGGTACCGGAAGTTGAGGCTATCCTTTCCACTGCCTGTGGTGTAGGGGTGCAGGGGGTTGCAGAACGATTCCCGGCGGTAAGGGTGCATCCGGCCCTGAATACCAAGTTTATGGGCATTAACCTCAAAGTAGGGGAATGGGCGGAAAGATGTCTGGGTTGTGGCAATTGCGTACTCAGCATTACCGGAGGAGTTTGTCCTATCGCCCGTTGTTCCAAAAACCTGCTCAATGGTCCCTGTGGCGGTTCACAAAACGGTAAATGCGAAATCTCCAAAGATATTGATTGTGGCTGGCAGCTTATCCATGACCGTTTACAGCGCCTGGGTCTGGTGGAGCGCTTGCTGGAAATTCAGCCACCGAAAGACTGGACTACAGCCCGGGACGGAGGGCCGAGAAAACTGGTAAGGGAGGAACTGTACCTTGAAAGCGGGGAGTAA
- a CDS encoding methyltetrahydrofolate cobalamin methyltransferase: MFEIIGERINGLFKDIRQAVAERDPKPIEMWAIKQYEGGAHWLDINTGPIASQEEQAEIMAWMVKTAQSVVDLPVAIDSTSVLAIEAGLKAAKGKAMINSTTAEQAKMDALFPLAKQFEAAIICLAMNEKGVPKDAESRIALAGELVVNADAYGIPMTDLYIDPLILPVNVAQDHVPEVLETLRQIKMLASPAPRTTIGLSNVSQKSPNRPLINRTFLVMAMAAGLDSAIMDANDNDLVDAAATASILLNQTIYCDSYLKIFRQR, encoded by the coding sequence ATGTTTGAAATTATCGGTGAAAGAATTAATGGTTTGTTCAAGGATATTCGGCAGGCTGTTGCTGAACGGGACCCCAAACCCATTGAAATGTGGGCCATCAAGCAGTACGAAGGGGGCGCCCACTGGCTGGATATCAACACCGGACCCATTGCCAGTCAGGAAGAACAGGCAGAAATCATGGCCTGGATGGTAAAAACTGCCCAGAGTGTGGTTGATTTGCCGGTTGCTATCGACTCTACTTCCGTACTGGCTATTGAGGCTGGCTTAAAGGCTGCCAAAGGCAAAGCCATGATCAACTCAACCACCGCTGAACAGGCGAAAATGGATGCCCTGTTCCCGCTGGCCAAGCAGTTTGAAGCAGCTATTATCTGTTTGGCCATGAATGAAAAAGGTGTACCCAAGGATGCTGAGTCCCGAATCGCTCTTGCCGGAGAACTGGTGGTCAATGCTGATGCTTATGGCATTCCTATGACTGACCTCTATATAGACCCCCTCATTCTGCCGGTGAATGTGGCTCAGGACCATGTGCCGGAAGTGCTGGAAACCTTGCGTCAAATCAAGATGCTCGCCAGTCCCGCACCGCGGACTACTATAGGCCTGTCCAATGTGTCCCAGAAGAGCCCCAACCGGCCCTTGATTAACCGTACTTTCCTGGTCATGGCCATGGCTGCCGGCCTGGATTCCGCCATCATGGATGCCAATGATAATGACCTGGTGGATGCAGCAGCTACTGCCAGCATTCTGTTGAACCAGACCATTTACTGTGATTCTTACCTGAAAATATTCCGCCAGCGCTAA
- a CDS encoding FAD-dependent oxidoreductase: MSNNNLLVIGSGIAGLTAAQAAAKNGFTVHLVEKDGVLGGKAATYACKATNNCAKCSACLVLQVRAAVEAEEGIKVYLHSRVSRCGGQPGNYQVQLKTPAGEVEIQVAGIIVAAGFSPLAPEKRGELGLGWQRGVISALELEQALAREGKFVKAYPGVQKIGFVQCVGSRDLALGNEYCSQVCCMYALRLARKIKHELPDSEIAVFYMDIQTFGRSFDKYLKEIEEVAQIKLVRGIPAKVFSFPYEKVTVRYTDSLSGRVESEQFDLLVLSTAITPENELTELAQTLGIEQNRFGFLANLEPGNYQSSKKGIYVCGTCQGPKSISDSIAQARAVVGQLLTDQATR; this comes from the coding sequence GTGAGTAACAATAACTTGCTGGTGATAGGAAGCGGTATTGCCGGTCTGACAGCTGCCCAGGCGGCAGCTAAAAATGGTTTTACCGTTCATCTGGTAGAAAAGGATGGGGTCCTGGGCGGTAAGGCGGCCACCTATGCCTGCAAAGCGACAAACAACTGTGCTAAATGTTCTGCCTGTCTGGTCTTGCAGGTCAGAGCAGCAGTGGAGGCTGAAGAAGGAATTAAGGTCTATCTGCATAGCCGTGTCAGCCGCTGCGGGGGGCAACCTGGCAACTACCAGGTGCAACTCAAGACTCCGGCCGGGGAAGTGGAAATCCAGGTAGCCGGAATTATCGTAGCAGCCGGATTCTCTCCTCTGGCTCCCGAAAAGCGGGGTGAGCTGGGCTTAGGCTGGCAGCGGGGTGTGATTTCCGCTCTGGAGCTGGAACAGGCTCTGGCCAGGGAAGGGAAGTTTGTCAAAGCCTATCCCGGAGTGCAGAAAATCGGGTTTGTTCAATGCGTAGGCAGCAGGGATCTGGCTTTAGGCAATGAATATTGTTCTCAGGTTTGCTGCATGTATGCTCTGCGTTTGGCCCGCAAGATCAAGCATGAGCTTCCAGATTCTGAGATCGCAGTTTTTTACATGGATATTCAAACTTTTGGCCGCAGTTTTGACAAGTACCTGAAGGAAATTGAGGAAGTAGCTCAGATTAAACTGGTCCGGGGCATTCCTGCTAAAGTATTTTCCTTCCCTTATGAAAAGGTGACAGTACGTTATACTGATTCCCTGTCCGGAAGAGTAGAAAGCGAGCAATTTGATTTGCTGGTATTATCTACTGCTATTACTCCTGAAAATGAGCTGACTGAACTGGCCCAAACCCTGGGGATTGAACAGAACCGGTTTGGTTTTCTGGCCAATCTGGAGCCAGGAAATTACCAGAGCTCGAAAAAAGGGATTTATGTCTGTGGCACCTGTCAGGGACCGAAAAGTATCAGTGACAGCATTGCACAGGCCAGGGCGGTTGTAGGGCAGTTGCTAACTGACCAGGCTACAAGATAA
- a CDS encoding phosphoglucomutase/phosphomannomutase family protein — MSIRFGTDGWRAIMAADFTFANVAIVAQGIADYLLETEKAQKGIVLGHDTRFLAEQFADQVQAVLTANGIPVYRLQGPTPTPVTAYAIRALNTAGAIMLTASHNPPQYNGIKFIPEYAGPASPEITAQLEEKIGKVIAGGVNHQLPKPELVHSVDIWDKYWEHIDTIIDFNQICRIKGKIVLDPMFGAAAGKVAAKLQSCGLEVIEINGYRDAFFGGGLPEPVASRLQTLTQTVVQAKAVVGLANDGDADRFGVIGSNGEYLAPNQILSIISQYLLENGQKEGGLVRTVATTHLLDEIAGRYERKATETPVGFKYLAQEMLRRPVVLAGEESGGLSIGGHIPEKDGILANLLILQIIGATGQKPEEAWQLLQEQYGYYAFRRLDLHIENDRKNQLMQKLRNEPPLVFGQRQVLQQSLLEGVKLYLDDGSWVLFRPSGTEPVLRIYIEARSEQAYYDLIAAGEAAVK; from the coding sequence ATGAGCATTCGTTTTGGGACTGATGGCTGGCGGGCTATTATGGCTGCTGATTTTACTTTTGCCAATGTGGCCATTGTCGCCCAGGGTATTGCTGACTATCTGCTGGAAACGGAAAAAGCACAGAAAGGGATAGTATTAGGCCATGATACCCGTTTCCTGGCGGAACAGTTTGCTGATCAGGTGCAGGCGGTGTTAACGGCTAATGGCATTCCTGTCTACCGGTTGCAGGGGCCCACTCCGACACCGGTTACAGCTTATGCCATTCGGGCTTTGAATACTGCCGGAGCAATTATGTTGACTGCCAGCCATAACCCGCCCCAGTATAACGGGATTAAATTTATTCCGGAATATGCGGGGCCAGCCAGTCCGGAGATTACCGCTCAACTGGAAGAAAAAATTGGCAAGGTAATAGCCGGTGGTGTAAATCATCAGCTGCCAAAACCGGAACTGGTGCATTCCGTTGATATCTGGGACAAATACTGGGAACATATAGATACAATCATTGATTTTAACCAGATTTGCCGGATTAAAGGGAAGATCGTCCTTGACCCCATGTTTGGGGCAGCGGCGGGTAAAGTGGCTGCAAAATTGCAAAGCTGTGGGTTAGAAGTAATAGAAATCAACGGTTACAGGGATGCCTTTTTTGGAGGAGGTTTACCGGAACCGGTAGCTTCTAGACTGCAAACTCTAACTCAGACAGTAGTTCAGGCAAAGGCGGTAGTGGGCCTGGCCAATGATGGTGATGCAGACCGTTTCGGAGTGATCGGATCTAATGGTGAATATCTGGCCCCCAATCAGATCTTGAGTATTATCAGCCAGTATCTACTGGAAAATGGGCAAAAAGAGGGGGGGCTGGTCCGTACTGTAGCGACCACCCATTTGCTGGATGAAATTGCGGGCAGGTATGAACGGAAGGCTACTGAAACCCCTGTTGGATTTAAATATCTGGCCCAGGAGATGTTACGGCGTCCTGTGGTATTAGCCGGGGAAGAAAGCGGTGGCCTCAGTATCGGTGGTCATATCCCGGAGAAGGATGGGATATTGGCCAATCTGCTGATCTTACAAATAATAGGGGCCACTGGACAAAAGCCGGAGGAGGCCTGGCAACTCTTGCAGGAACAATATGGTTATTATGCTTTTCGACGCCTGGACTTACATATTGAAAATGATAGGAAAAACCAGTTAATGCAAAAACTGCGGAATGAACCGCCTCTGGTTTTCGGGCAGAGACAGGTACTGCAGCAATCTTTACTGGAAGGGGTAAAGCTCTATTTAGATGATGGTTCCTGGGTTTTATTCCGGCCATCCGGAACAGAACCGGTCTTGCGGATTTATATAGAAGCCCGTTCGGAACAGGCGTACTACGATTTAATAGCGGCTGGAGAAGCGGCAGTAAAATAA
- a CDS encoding ATP-binding protein: MEPVGSILQKRIRELGAYINKNKQPKEIKYKCELCQDRGIILLDDSTGKVCDCTGFQKERQDHLFRFLAEADWENFDLSFYRSDKIEPGSKLAYRQLAEQALSSARDFVNQVVQGCAGDGLVIYGPVGSGKTLLAACIARDLIRHGKNVVFLIVPELLDDIKATFYDDENGESKIMIQAKQAEILILDDLGAHNYSEWVRNKLYSIINYRLLNHLPTVVTTNFTLPELDKYIGERTTSRLVQMCKGVKLAVDLDIRYQIRRIKERKKR, encoded by the coding sequence ATGGAACCTGTGGGCTCGATTTTGCAGAAAAGGATAAGGGAACTGGGTGCCTATATTAATAAAAACAAGCAACCGAAAGAAATAAAGTATAAATGTGAACTCTGTCAGGATAGGGGCATCATTTTACTGGATGATTCAACTGGAAAGGTCTGTGATTGTACTGGTTTCCAGAAAGAACGTCAGGACCACCTGTTTCGCTTTTTAGCGGAAGCGGACTGGGAAAATTTTGACCTGAGTTTTTATCGCAGTGATAAGATTGAGCCTGGTAGCAAACTGGCCTATCGCCAGCTGGCTGAACAGGCTCTTAGTAGTGCCCGCGATTTTGTTAACCAGGTTGTCCAGGGATGCGCTGGCGATGGCCTGGTGATATATGGTCCCGTGGGAAGTGGCAAAACTCTGCTGGCAGCCTGTATTGCCAGGGACTTAATCAGGCACGGCAAAAATGTAGTATTTCTAATTGTGCCGGAGCTGCTGGATGATATTAAAGCCACTTTCTATGATGATGAGAACGGGGAAAGCAAAATCATGATTCAGGCCAAGCAAGCTGAGATTCTCATTTTGGATGACCTGGGGGCCCATAACTATTCCGAATGGGTACGGAATAAACTATATTCTATTATTAATTACCGCCTTCTCAATCATTTACCGACAGTGGTTACTACCAATTTTACTTTGCCGGAACTGGATAAATATATCGGTGAAAGGACTACTTCCCGGCTAGTGCAAATGTGTAAGGGTGTCAAGCTGGCGGTGGATCTTGATATCAGGTATCAAATCAGGCGCATAAAGGAGAGGAAAAAGAGATAA
- a CDS encoding hydrogenase iron-sulfur subunit, whose product MARIIAFCCENSGWLAYQSARPNLSSQLKVKAIKLPCSGRLDVLYLYKSLAAADGVMVLACQKENCKFLRGNNRAEQRWQGVAKMLASMGVNAERMAFVNLAANMGPQLAEEILAFAQRLAALGDKPGKVVNK is encoded by the coding sequence ATGGCCAGGATAATTGCATTTTGCTGTGAAAATTCCGGTTGGCTGGCCTATCAGTCGGCCCGACCCAATTTGTCCTCCCAACTGAAGGTCAAAGCTATCAAACTACCCTGTTCAGGGAGGCTGGATGTGCTTTACCTCTATAAGAGCCTGGCAGCAGCTGATGGGGTAATGGTGCTGGCCTGCCAGAAAGAGAACTGCAAGTTCCTTCGGGGTAATAACCGGGCAGAACAGCGCTGGCAGGGAGTGGCCAAGATGCTGGCCTCTATGGGCGTAAATGCGGAAAGAATGGCTTTTGTCAATCTGGCAGCTAATATGGGCCCTCAACTTGCGGAAGAAATACTGGCTTTTGCTCAACGTTTGGCAGCCTTAGGGGATAAGCCGGGGAAGGTGGTAAATAAATGA
- a CDS encoding methylenetetrahydrofolate reductase, with protein MKAGSKLEQLLRRGEFVVSGEIGPPKSCDANVIKKHGEHLRNAADAFNLTDNQTAIVRMSSIAAGKILVDMGIEPIIQMTCRDRNRIGLQSDALGAAALGIKNILCLSGDHQRFGNHPMAKNVWDLDSIQLLQTLDGMRKGYFQCGEQMKSEPPKFFLGCAANPFADPFEFRVTRLEKKINAGADFVQTQCILDMERFERWMELVRERGLHERAYILAGVMPIKSAKAARYMQKNVAGMMVSEEICQRLEKAEDVKEEAVNLVVEQIKYLRNMKGIAGVHIMAVAWEEIIPTIVERAGLLPRPTI; from the coding sequence TTGAAAGCGGGGAGTAAACTGGAACAACTGTTACGCAGGGGCGAGTTTGTGGTTTCCGGTGAGATTGGGCCACCGAAAAGCTGTGATGCCAATGTAATCAAAAAACACGGAGAGCACTTACGCAATGCCGCTGATGCTTTCAATTTAACAGATAACCAGACGGCGATCGTACGGATGTCTTCTATAGCTGCCGGCAAAATCCTGGTTGATATGGGAATTGAGCCCATTATCCAGATGACCTGCCGGGATCGAAACCGCATCGGATTGCAGTCAGACGCCCTGGGGGCGGCAGCTCTAGGGATAAAGAATATTCTTTGTCTGTCCGGTGACCATCAGCGTTTTGGTAATCACCCCATGGCCAAGAACGTCTGGGATCTGGATTCCATTCAGCTTTTACAGACTCTGGATGGAATGCGTAAAGGCTATTTCCAGTGCGGGGAACAGATGAAAAGCGAGCCTCCCAAGTTCTTCCTTGGCTGTGCAGCTAACCCCTTTGCTGACCCCTTTGAATTTCGGGTAACCCGTCTGGAGAAAAAAATCAATGCCGGTGCCGATTTTGTCCAAACCCAGTGTATTCTGGATATGGAACGGTTTGAGCGCTGGATGGAGCTGGTACGCGAACGGGGATTACATGAAAGGGCCTATATTCTGGCCGGCGTAATGCCGATTAAGTCTGCCAAGGCGGCCAGATATATGCAGAAAAATGTGGCAGGGATGATGGTTTCGGAGGAAATCTGTCAGCGCCTGGAAAAGGCGGAGGATGTAAAGGAAGAAGCTGTTAATCTGGTGGTTGAGCAGATTAAGTATTTACGCAATATGAAGGGAATTGCCGGGGTACACATTATGGCGGTCGCCTGGGAAGAGATTATTCCGACCATTGTGGAGAGGGCAGGACTTTTGCCGCGCCCGACTATTTAG
- a CDS encoding DnaD domain protein, whose translation MDINITASFAAELTGNGNISIPALLLKGLGPLDITPEQFLVITLLLYFRQQQNFFPTSQELSELSGLSETTVQQTLATLIEKKLLSIKPKFIVARQALEEEYSLEPLYQALVSIWAIERKQELAAIKQKLLEDQKQDLVALGRLFEQEFGRPLSAMEMDQIANWVITEGYEQDLVVEALKRGILRGVRNLKYIDKILLDWRNRGLDSLAKVKAFEEQIARQKLGGKERIRKEKPVEPAPDSKYEQVWT comes from the coding sequence ATGGACATCAATATTACCGCCAGTTTTGCAGCGGAGTTGACTGGCAATGGCAACATCAGTATTCCTGCCCTTTTATTGAAAGGCTTAGGACCACTGGATATAACTCCCGAGCAATTTCTGGTAATTACTTTGCTGCTTTATTTTCGACAGCAGCAAAATTTTTTTCCGACATCCCAGGAGCTGTCTGAGCTTTCGGGGCTATCGGAGACTACCGTTCAGCAGACGCTGGCCACGTTGATCGAAAAAAAGTTGCTGAGCATTAAACCCAAATTTATTGTTGCCAGGCAGGCACTGGAAGAAGAATATTCTCTAGAGCCGCTTTATCAGGCCCTGGTTAGTATTTGGGCCATTGAAAGAAAACAGGAACTGGCAGCGATTAAGCAAAAACTGCTGGAGGATCAGAAACAGGATCTGGTAGCCTTAGGACGTTTATTTGAACAGGAATTTGGTAGACCCCTTTCGGCCATGGAAATGGATCAGATTGCCAACTGGGTAATAACCGAGGGCTACGAACAGGATCTGGTGGTAGAGGCATTAAAACGCGGGATTTTACGCGGGGTTCGCAACCTGAAATATATTGATAAAATCCTGCTTGACTGGCGCAATCGCGGCCTGGATAGCCTGGCTAAAGTCAAGGCGTTTGAAGAACAAATCGCCAGACAAAAACTGGGAGGTAAAGAACGTATCCGCAAAGAAAAACCGGTTGAACCGGCTCCAGATAGCAAATATGAACAGGTCTGGACCTAA
- a CDS encoding FAD-dependent oxidoreductase — protein sequence MREKIAVNQDVVIIGGGISGMETAAALRRLGHRVFLVEKSDQLGGVFAELASLVETREKPAEIVEKLKKQLLDDSDVTVFLQSQVVDCFGVAGNFRVLISGPQGQQAINAGAVVIAIGLQTVLCPAKYGGLGMNDRVLGLLGLEKAIKQTEVNGQTYVFILGKTTENFYMPYISTLKNALLLRETYHKDVHVFTKNMKVAQEGLEELFGRARAAGVNFYRYEKDVQIIKQGDKIEVAYQDPFLQTTGNSFKVAADWLIIPEEIVPNEDARVLGQIFRIRLDAYDFRGEDNVHIGPQFTSREGIYVVGNTHAPSTYQAILMDAALVAGEIQQKLPAAEVEVIANYPRVEAAKCVVCLTCYRCCPHGAIEIKHDYASYNNLYGSVAYMNPIACRRCGICAAECPGKAITMPGYEDQEILGQLKEAVN from the coding sequence ATGAGGGAAAAGATTGCGGTTAATCAGGATGTGGTAATCATTGGCGGGGGCATTTCCGGCATGGAAACTGCTGCTGCGCTTAGACGCCTTGGCCACCGGGTATTTTTAGTGGAAAAAAGCGATCAGCTGGGAGGGGTTTTTGCCGAACTGGCTTCACTGGTAGAAACCAGGGAAAAACCAGCTGAAATTGTTGAAAAATTAAAAAAACAATTACTTGATGATAGTGATGTGACTGTTTTCCTGCAGAGCCAGGTAGTTGACTGTTTTGGTGTAGCAGGAAACTTCCGGGTACTGATTTCCGGGCCGCAGGGTCAGCAGGCCATTAATGCCGGGGCTGTTGTAATTGCCATTGGCCTCCAGACGGTACTCTGCCCGGCCAAATATGGTGGTTTGGGAATGAATGACCGGGTTTTAGGGCTGCTGGGCCTGGAAAAGGCCATAAAACAGACAGAGGTCAATGGGCAGACATATGTTTTCATCCTGGGCAAAACTACGGAAAATTTCTATATGCCCTATATTTCCACCTTGAAAAATGCCCTTCTTTTGCGGGAGACCTATCACAAAGATGTGCATGTATTTACCAAAAACATGAAGGTGGCCCAGGAAGGACTGGAAGAGTTATTTGGCCGGGCCAGGGCAGCGGGAGTAAATTTTTACCGTTATGAAAAGGATGTGCAAATTATTAAGCAGGGGGATAAGATCGAGGTAGCCTATCAGGATCCCTTCCTGCAGACTACAGGGAATAGCTTCAAGGTGGCGGCTGACTGGCTGATTATTCCGGAAGAGATTGTGCCCAACGAGGATGCCAGGGTTTTAGGACAGATTTTCCGTATTAGGCTGGATGCCTATGATTTCCGGGGTGAAGATAATGTTCATATTGGTCCACAGTTCACTTCCCGGGAAGGTATATATGTAGTTGGAAATACCCATGCTCCCAGCACTTACCAGGCGATTTTGATGGATGCGGCTCTGGTTGCGGGGGAAATTCAGCAAAAGCTGCCTGCTGCTGAAGTGGAAGTAATAGCAAACTATCCCAGAGTAGAGGCGGCAAAGTGTGTTGTTTGCCTAACCTGTTATCGCTGTTGCCCGCATGGTGCCATTGAAATTAAACATGATTATGCCAGCTATAACAACCTGTATGGTTCGGTGGCTTATATGAATCCTATTGCCTGCAGAAGGTGTGGAATCTGTGCGGCTGAATGTCCAGGTAAGGCCATTACCATGCCAGGCTATGAGGACCAGGAAATTCTGGGACAGTTAAAGGAGGCGGTAAACTGA